A single genomic interval of Alteromonas sp. BL110 harbors:
- a CDS encoding PilC/PilY family type IV pilus protein, protein MKKITNYLASITLFSCIGFSAFGDDLDIYLGNASSAVTYNPNVLFIMDSSGSMASYDNTSQTRMLRVQNALKDALSSATNINAGLMRFSDYGGPILYPIRNIDEAVRPEIIVSTNDDNHDAHEINGTVTTDSNDLILSSGTKTVTSGLRFTDLNIPQGATIVSANIRLTSERFNIAGTSLVISAEASASSTEFSSSRNNLSERTKTAANVEWLTDNDFPASGEVITTPDISAVIQEVVDLSAWCGGKSLNILIEGSSSDNASGREARASDVGQSGAPQLVVSYDDSTATGCVQGEGIYQVGSSRDNSEEATNGNPNTGSELTFHPSYNDYIGVRFRNINIPQGAEIAEAYLEFTAYSTVTYGNPSMRIRGVADDDASDFHPNQRYRLRNLPKTSGITWSMPAFYNNNSYRTPDISSIVKQIVDRSGWESGNDMAFVMDDFVSYRGAHTYNSPSKAPRLIVKYNGAATPGATASVREHLISKIDELSANGFTPIVDTLLEATNYYGGRSVDYGRKRGESGVNNSVRKSTRVSHRSSYIGEDSILPSGCTEDNLSDTDCVTEQIPTPATYISPVSDLQCQTNNHIVLLSDGEANNNHSVSKIQALLGESCTGSGGEKCGLDLVRNISDTSTSVIGPRVITHTIGFAANNTANNFLNQLALQSGGGFYQADNSTDLLEAFNTILRSVKDVNATFVSPGVAVNQLNRLTHRDELYFALFKPSEGAIWPGNLKRYRLSGDEILDKNSHSAVDSETGFFAENSHSYWSTLADGSEVSEGGAASRMGGNRNIYVFDGTGAIVDEDNALHEDNSSITTEDLAIQNETDAADLRDAILKWARGVDVKDTNGNGSTSDYRTQMGDPIHSQPIIVNYGTDDSSIFVATNQGMLHSFDTETGEENFAIMPKELLQNLHHFYKDTPSLNHEYGLDGDMVLRTVDNKMYLYVGMRRGGRNYYVFDITTKNSPKLKYQLTGGEGELTKLGQTWSRPTITKVNMGGEVKNVMIVGGGYDDAQDDRSIRANDVVGNAVYMFDADTGSLLWHASNEDSDLDLTHMTYSIPGRISVIDRDNDGEADHMYVADTGGQLFRLDIYNGESGSDFIKGARIADFGGDTEETNRRFYYGPDVTEIALGDELYYAVALGSGWRASPLDTVVEDNFYMLKDSGVFKRDESGKYTYMTTVTENKMYNATSHALNSSDENERTLAAAEFANKDGWYLNLTTNGEKVLSSPLIIDYKVFFTTYVPAVSSTSACAPPTGNSRAYLVSMFNGNAVTDVNNDGDVNGDDRVAELKQTGIAPETKILIEDIVSPVACVGTECVSAVIEVDEDGNDEACTSAFECLAENIYGRFERIQRGSWHSETERE, encoded by the coding sequence ATGAAAAAAATAACAAATTACCTTGCTTCAATTACGCTGTTTAGCTGTATTGGCTTTTCCGCCTTCGGCGACGACCTTGATATTTATTTAGGGAATGCAAGTAGTGCAGTTACCTATAACCCAAATGTGCTTTTTATTATGGACTCATCTGGGAGTATGGCGTCTTACGATAACACTAGCCAAACCAGAATGCTCCGAGTACAAAACGCGCTAAAAGACGCGCTGAGCTCTGCCACAAACATTAATGCCGGGCTGATGCGTTTTTCCGATTATGGCGGGCCAATCCTTTATCCGATTCGTAATATTGATGAAGCTGTGCGCCCTGAAATTATCGTGTCAACTAACGACGATAATCATGATGCGCATGAAATAAATGGGACTGTGACTACAGACAGCAACGACTTGATATTAAGTAGTGGCACCAAAACGGTAACTTCTGGCCTGCGCTTTACCGATTTAAACATACCGCAGGGGGCTACGATCGTTAGTGCTAATATTCGCCTTACCTCTGAGAGGTTTAATATTGCAGGCACTTCTCTTGTCATTTCGGCAGAAGCATCTGCTTCCAGTACCGAGTTTTCCTCAAGCAGAAACAATCTTAGTGAACGGACCAAAACAGCCGCCAATGTCGAATGGTTGACTGACAATGACTTTCCTGCCTCAGGCGAAGTCATTACCACGCCAGACATTAGTGCTGTAATACAGGAAGTCGTGGACTTGTCTGCTTGGTGTGGCGGAAAAAGTTTAAACATTTTAATAGAAGGTTCAAGTTCGGATAACGCTAGCGGTCGAGAGGCAAGGGCGAGTGATGTAGGGCAAAGCGGTGCGCCGCAATTAGTCGTGTCATACGACGACTCTACAGCGACGGGGTGCGTGCAAGGTGAGGGCATTTATCAGGTTGGTAGCTCCAGAGATAACTCTGAAGAAGCGACCAATGGTAACCCTAACACGGGAAGTGAGCTCACATTTCATCCATCGTACAACGACTACATTGGCGTAAGATTTAGAAATATAAATATTCCGCAGGGTGCTGAAATAGCAGAGGCGTACCTTGAATTTACGGCCTACAGCACCGTAACTTATGGCAATCCTAGCATGCGTATACGCGGTGTCGCCGACGATGATGCATCAGACTTTCATCCAAATCAGCGCTACCGCTTACGAAATCTGCCAAAAACCTCAGGCATTACGTGGTCAATGCCAGCCTTCTATAATAACAATAGTTATAGGACACCTGATATAAGCAGTATCGTCAAACAAATCGTCGACCGCTCAGGTTGGGAATCAGGTAATGATATGGCGTTTGTGATGGATGATTTTGTGTCATACCGAGGAGCACACACCTATAACTCACCGTCTAAAGCACCCAGATTAATTGTTAAATATAATGGCGCCGCCACCCCGGGCGCAACAGCATCAGTCCGTGAGCATTTAATAAGCAAGATTGATGAGCTAAGTGCTAACGGCTTTACGCCTATCGTAGATACCTTATTAGAAGCCACAAATTACTATGGTGGTCGAAGTGTAGATTATGGCCGCAAACGTGGTGAGAGCGGAGTAAACAACTCTGTTAGAAAAAGCACTAGGGTAAGTCATCGTAGTTCCTATATTGGTGAAGACTCTATTTTACCGTCTGGATGTACAGAAGATAATCTATCTGACACCGATTGCGTTACAGAGCAGATTCCTACTCCCGCTACCTACATTTCGCCAGTATCTGACCTACAGTGTCAAACCAACAATCACATAGTATTGCTTTCTGATGGTGAAGCGAATAACAACCATAGTGTTTCTAAAATTCAGGCCCTACTAGGTGAAAGCTGTACGGGTAGTGGTGGCGAAAAATGCGGTTTAGATTTGGTAAGAAACATTAGCGATACCTCTACATCGGTAATTGGGCCTAGAGTAATAACGCACACGATAGGTTTCGCGGCGAATAATACTGCTAATAACTTTCTTAACCAACTTGCGCTGCAAAGTGGTGGTGGTTTCTATCAAGCGGATAACAGCACTGATTTACTTGAAGCTTTCAATACTATTTTGCGTTCTGTAAAAGACGTAAACGCCACGTTTGTTTCCCCCGGTGTTGCAGTAAACCAGTTAAACCGTCTTACCCACAGAGATGAGCTTTATTTCGCACTGTTTAAGCCTAGCGAAGGAGCAATTTGGCCTGGTAATTTAAAGCGCTACAGATTAAGTGGAGACGAAATTCTTGATAAAAACAGTCACAGTGCGGTGGATAGCGAAACCGGATTCTTCGCTGAAAATTCTCATAGCTATTGGTCAACACTTGCTGACGGCAGTGAGGTGAGCGAGGGTGGTGCCGCAAGTCGTATGGGGGGAAACCGCAACATTTATGTGTTTGACGGAACGGGCGCTATTGTGGATGAGGACAACGCACTACATGAAGATAACTCTTCTATTACGACTGAAGATCTCGCTATCCAAAATGAGACCGACGCTGCAGACCTAAGAGATGCGATTCTAAAATGGGCACGAGGTGTCGACGTAAAAGACACTAATGGTAACGGCAGTACAAGTGACTACAGAACCCAAATGGGTGACCCCATTCATTCACAACCTATCATTGTGAATTACGGTACAGACGATTCGTCCATTTTTGTAGCGACTAATCAAGGCATGCTTCATTCATTTGATACAGAAACAGGCGAAGAAAACTTCGCCATCATGCCAAAAGAGCTGTTACAAAATTTACATCACTTCTACAAAGACACCCCGTCGTTGAACCATGAGTATGGACTAGATGGCGATATGGTTCTGCGAACTGTGGATAATAAAATGTATCTTTATGTTGGCATGCGTAGAGGGGGCCGTAACTATTATGTCTTTGACATTACGACGAAAAACTCGCCTAAGCTTAAGTATCAACTTACTGGTGGTGAAGGTGAGTTAACTAAATTGGGGCAAACGTGGTCAAGACCCACCATCACGAAGGTCAATATGGGCGGCGAAGTGAAAAACGTAATGATTGTTGGGGGCGGTTATGATGACGCTCAAGATGATCGTTCGATAAGGGCTAACGACGTAGTTGGCAACGCCGTCTATATGTTTGATGCAGATACTGGAAGCCTGCTTTGGCACGCCAGTAATGAAGATTCTGATCTTGATTTAACCCATATGACTTACAGTATTCCGGGACGCATTTCTGTTATCGATAGGGATAATGATGGTGAAGCCGACCACATGTATGTTGCTGATACAGGGGGGCAACTATTTCGTCTGGACATCTATAATGGGGAGTCTGGTTCTGATTTTATAAAAGGTGCACGTATTGCCGATTTTGGTGGTGATACTGAAGAAACCAACCGTCGTTTTTATTATGGGCCGGATGTTACTGAAATCGCATTAGGTGATGAATTATATTATGCCGTTGCGCTGGGTAGCGGTTGGCGTGCATCTCCACTTGATACAGTAGTGGAAGATAACTTCTACATGCTTAAAGATAGCGGGGTATTCAAACGTGATGAGAGCGGTAAATACACATACATGACCACGGTGACCGAAAATAAAATGTATAACGCTACCAGTCATGCGCTAAATAGCAGTGATGAAAACGAACGTACACTGGCGGCGGCAGAGTTCGCTAATAAAGATGGCTGGTATTTGAACTTAACGACGAATGGCGAGAAAGTGCTGTCTTCCCCGCTTATCATCGATTACAAAGTATTTTTTACCACCTATGTTCCGGCTGTAAGCAGCACCAGCGCCTGTGCACCGCCTACCGGAAACAGTCGTGCATATCTTGTTAGTATGTTTAATGGCAATGCTGTCACAGATGTGAATAATGACGGTGATGTGAATGGTGATGATCGCGTTGCTGAGTTGAAGCAAACCGGTATTGCACCTGAAACCAAAATACTTATTGAAGATATTGTCAGTCCAGTTGCATGTGTAGGTACAGAGTGTGTGTCTGCGGTAATTGAAGTCGATGAGGACGGTAATGACGAAGCTTGTACTAGCGCGTTTGAGTGCTTAGCTGAAAATATTTACGGGCGATTTGAACGTATTCAGCGCGGCAGCTGGCATTCAGAAACTGAAAGAGAATGA
- the nadE gene encoding ammonia-dependent NAD(+) synthetase, with the protein MQKQAVIDEMKVLPEIDVEYEVARRVSFIKKQLLTSGLNSLVLGISGGIDSCTLGRLAQLAVNELNDEHHENYQFIAVRLPYDTQADEEDAQKSIEFIQPSHSLAVNVKPGADAIHASTSQALANANLLPESDAKQDFVKGNVKARTRMVIQYEIAGMVDGLVLGTDHSAENITGFYTKYGDGACDLAPLFGLSKRQVRAVAAHLGAPHNVITKAPTADLESLSPQKADEQALGMSYDQIDDFLEGKSVSAEVEEKLLYIYERTQHKRVPIPTIYDEL; encoded by the coding sequence ATGCAAAAACAAGCAGTTATTGATGAAATGAAAGTGCTGCCTGAAATTGACGTCGAATATGAAGTTGCACGTCGAGTATCTTTTATCAAAAAGCAGTTGCTTACTTCAGGTTTGAATTCGCTGGTACTAGGTATTAGTGGGGGAATTGATTCATGTACTTTGGGTCGGTTAGCACAGTTAGCAGTGAACGAACTGAATGACGAACACCATGAAAACTATCAGTTCATTGCAGTTCGCTTGCCTTATGACACCCAAGCTGACGAAGAAGATGCGCAAAAATCTATTGAATTTATTCAGCCCTCCCATTCGCTAGCGGTGAACGTCAAGCCAGGCGCAGACGCAATTCATGCCTCTACTTCACAAGCGCTTGCTAATGCCAACCTTCTTCCTGAAAGCGATGCGAAGCAGGACTTCGTCAAAGGCAATGTCAAAGCGCGTACTCGTATGGTGATACAGTATGAAATTGCAGGTATGGTCGATGGACTTGTTCTTGGTACAGACCATTCGGCTGAAAATATTACAGGGTTTTATACTAAATACGGTGATGGAGCCTGTGATTTAGCGCCATTATTTGGTCTTAGTAAGCGCCAAGTACGTGCAGTGGCAGCCCATTTAGGTGCACCGCATAATGTAATCACTAAGGCGCCAACCGCTGATTTAGAAAGCCTGTCGCCACAAAAAGCCGATGAGCAAGCGCTAGGTATGTCTTACGACCAAATTGATGACTTTTTGGAAGGTAAGTCTGTTTCTGCAGAAGTGGAAGAGAAATTGCTCTATATTTATGAGCGTACACAACATAAACGTGTACCAATTCCAACAATTTACGATGAGTTGTAG
- a CDS encoding GspH/FimT family pseudopilin — protein sequence MIRTRLKKYPKAFVNQKGLTLLEMLVAVAVLAIILTTVAPSIQSILIKNRITSDINNLSAVVQRARFTAVDEQASVVLCPTENYTACTSSWKKAKMVFVDTNGNGSRDNSEALIVASDPLNSANAIYGVTGSLTFDEQGAIDTAATITLCPKDNDADYASALLLSLYGRISIAVDSDDDGKKEDLDGDALSCS from the coding sequence ATGATAAGAACAAGATTAAAAAAATATCCAAAAGCCTTTGTTAACCAAAAAGGACTTACACTGCTGGAAATGCTGGTCGCCGTTGCAGTGTTGGCGATTATCCTTACTACTGTCGCGCCTAGTATACAAAGCATTCTTATCAAAAATAGAATCACATCAGATATAAATAATTTAAGTGCCGTGGTACAGCGGGCTAGGTTTACCGCGGTAGACGAACAAGCAAGTGTTGTTTTGTGTCCAACAGAAAATTACACAGCCTGCACAAGCAGCTGGAAAAAAGCGAAAATGGTATTTGTGGACACAAACGGCAATGGTAGTCGTGACAATAGCGAAGCGCTTATTGTCGCAAGCGATCCGCTTAACTCCGCAAACGCTATCTACGGTGTGACAGGAAGCTTAACCTTTGATGAGCAAGGCGCAATCGATACGGCAGCAACAATTACGCTATGCCCCAAGGATAACGATGCTGACTATGCCTCAGCCCTGTTACTTTCGCTATACGGACGAATTTCAATAGCTGTAGACAGTGACGACGATGGTAAAAAAGAAGATTTAGATGGCGATGCGCTATCTTGTAGTTAG
- a CDS encoding P-II family nitrogen regulator — translation MKKIEAIIKPFKMDDVREALAEVGIAGMTVSEVKGFGRQKGHTELYRGAEYQVDFLPKIKIELVLDDDRVEQAVEAIQSSAKTGKIGDGKIFVYSVENAVRIRTGEQNEDAI, via the coding sequence ATGAAAAAAATTGAAGCTATCATTAAACCGTTCAAAATGGACGACGTTAGGGAAGCGCTAGCTGAAGTCGGTATCGCAGGGATGACAGTATCAGAAGTGAAAGGGTTCGGTCGCCAGAAAGGTCATACTGAGCTTTATCGCGGTGCTGAATACCAAGTTGACTTTCTACCCAAGATCAAAATTGAGCTTGTGCTGGATGATGACCGTGTTGAACAAGCGGTAGAAGCTATTCAATCATCAGCTAAAACAGGCAAAATAGGCGACGGCAAAATCTTCGTATACAGTGTTGAAAACGCAGTGCGTATTCGTACCGGTGAACAAAACGAAGATGCTATCTAA
- a CDS encoding potassium:proton antiporter: MTELMVACALSGILITAITTYSVQSHISLSTLQHATAIEEDARALQDTISRHLSRAGFIENVTMLTPFSTLANTNHTVSNVALGYRAGETLNSCITFSYDRDSSGAITESQDELFGYRLHDKSIEYRVGGKTCTQGGWFDLTDPNTVEVTQFAISNLHKGSWGSAYEINISLRSVINPNVVTSNTFVVEALNER; this comes from the coding sequence ATGACAGAACTTATGGTGGCCTGCGCTTTATCAGGCATACTGATAACAGCAATAACGACCTATAGCGTACAGTCTCACATTAGCTTATCGACGCTACAACACGCCACCGCTATTGAAGAAGACGCCCGTGCATTACAAGATACTATTTCACGGCATTTAAGCAGAGCAGGTTTCATTGAGAACGTCACTATGCTTACGCCTTTTTCAACCCTTGCGAACACCAACCATACTGTGTCAAACGTGGCACTCGGCTACCGAGCTGGTGAAACACTAAATAGTTGTATCACGTTTTCCTATGACAGAGATAGTAGCGGAGCCATTACAGAATCACAGGACGAGTTGTTTGGATATCGATTACACGATAAGTCAATTGAATACAGAGTTGGAGGAAAGACCTGTACGCAAGGGGGATGGTTTGACTTGACCGACCCAAACACTGTCGAGGTAACACAGTTTGCCATAAGCAATTTACACAAAGGTAGTTGGGGCTCAGCCTATGAAATTAACATAAGCCTACGGAGTGTAATAAACCCAAACGTTGTAACGAGCAACACCTTCGTGGTGGAGGCGCTAAATGAGAGATAA
- a CDS encoding PilX N-terminal domain-containing pilus assembly protein, which translates to MKQQGLVMVFALLVLLSITVLGVSAVTSSLSQSKMAVSMQQSGLAFDAAEAAIAGVFFESEDETLLTDPAKTDPLSEARQGTIFNPEADSMSCFDENQWTDRYMTEGGLTIGDRHITDGTYQNEASSKSWSRTAFIREQACRGSSNVIGGSNVNCHVFIIRGCGKVAGKSTVVANSLAASVFGPASQ; encoded by the coding sequence ATGAAACAGCAAGGCTTAGTAATGGTTTTTGCGCTACTTGTTTTGCTGTCTATTACGGTTCTAGGCGTAAGCGCTGTAACTAGCAGTTTGTCTCAATCAAAGATGGCCGTGTCTATGCAGCAAAGTGGATTAGCGTTCGACGCGGCTGAAGCCGCAATTGCGGGTGTTTTTTTCGAATCCGAAGATGAAACCTTGCTCACTGACCCAGCCAAAACAGATCCACTTTCAGAAGCAAGGCAAGGCACTATTTTCAATCCAGAAGCAGACTCCATGAGTTGTTTCGATGAAAACCAATGGACTGATAGGTACATGACTGAGGGCGGTTTAACCATTGGTGATAGGCACATTACAGATGGTACATATCAAAATGAGGCGTCTTCAAAAAGCTGGTCGCGCACGGCATTTATTCGTGAACAAGCTTGCAGAGGGTCTAGCAATGTAATCGGTGGAAGTAATGTTAACTGCCACGTATTTATTATTAGAGGCTGCGGAAAAGTTGCGGGTAAGTCCACAGTGGTAGCTAACAGCTTAGCTGCATCCGTCTTTGGCCCGGCTTCACAATAG
- a CDS encoding GspH/FimT family pseudopilin — MAFPEGRNKKREYSGFKRTIGMSLIELLIVISITSILSVSTVPSFRTWLERNDFKHFASQLANSAKQARIYALTQKKPYYLIAKFENANCVIISDNENCTCSTNQHCALNDAAFWELPAKWNAKLTTLNAEDKTVVFNQHGTLNFGSATTFKLSSDHFAAKVTISPLGRVKLCSEQPITGITLC, encoded by the coding sequence ATGGCTTTTCCTGAAGGAAGAAATAAAAAAAGAGAATATAGTGGGTTCAAGCGCACAATAGGCATGTCGCTCATTGAATTACTTATCGTAATAAGTATTACAAGTATATTGTCGGTAAGCACGGTTCCGTCATTTCGAACGTGGCTAGAACGAAACGATTTTAAACATTTCGCGTCGCAATTAGCCAACTCTGCTAAGCAAGCTCGTATCTATGCGCTTACCCAAAAAAAGCCCTATTACCTAATCGCAAAATTCGAAAATGCGAACTGCGTGATAATAAGTGACAATGAAAACTGCACGTGTTCAACAAACCAGCACTGTGCGCTTAACGACGCCGCGTTTTGGGAACTTCCAGCTAAATGGAATGCAAAGCTAACAACATTAAACGCAGAAGACAAAACCGTAGTCTTCAATCAACACGGTACACTTAATTTCGGCAGCGCCACCACATTTAAGCTCTCCAGTGACCATTTTGCTGCCAAAGTCACTATTAGCCCGTTGGGTCGAGTGAAGCTATGTAGCGAACAGCCCATTACAGGTATTACGCTATGCTAA
- a CDS encoding type IV pilin protein, translated as MEGNDIANESQIFKDGFTLVEALAVLAIVSILSLATTTAIISSWQLSQVNQVKAYLLSIQSMQSRSWLESGVYLPLTALPQANIAKVSIAQTMSQSGEYEVAATLFFKKQDDSCRVIKISETSLAPKECW; from the coding sequence ATGGAAGGGAATGATATCGCGAATGAAAGCCAAATATTTAAGGATGGGTTTACACTTGTCGAGGCATTAGCTGTACTGGCTATCGTCAGTATATTAAGTTTAGCAACTACAACAGCGATAATATCAAGTTGGCAATTAAGCCAAGTAAATCAAGTTAAAGCGTACTTGTTATCAATACAGTCAATGCAGTCAAGAAGTTGGTTAGAGTCAGGTGTTTACCTACCGTTGACTGCTCTGCCTCAAGCCAATATCGCCAAAGTCAGCATTGCACAGACGATGAGCCAAAGTGGTGAATATGAAGTGGCAGCTACGCTATTTTTTAAAAAGCAAGATGACAGTTGTAGGGTTATAAAAATAAGTGAAACCTCGTTGGCCCCAAAAGAATGCTGGTAA
- a CDS encoding PilW family protein, whose translation MNSYRHRAQYGFSLVELMITLTLGLIISGAVIQVLVSSSVTNKVNQAVAQVQESGRFIMARLSAEFYEVGRYDQIVADVDTSVDIVAEAAYVENHPVALPGDFSTNTTLGSVQTTSGGSDKLVVSLLNYEDCTGNAHGYAGREFHVVNHYFVSGSSLKCTGYDGRVLLGLKSQSIDPVTITLLDNVESFQVQFGVSDVITSSNGQAVTYVTADDIDNLRALNQQVVSLRWAIMLKSYQNEVRQTQAQQYALLNEASQTMATDHYYQVFSKTLALRNMKNFVRSSQ comes from the coding sequence ATGAATAGCTATCGTCATCGAGCCCAATACGGGTTTTCACTGGTAGAGTTAATGATTACTTTAACTCTAGGCCTAATTATTTCAGGTGCGGTTATTCAGGTTCTAGTCAGTTCAAGTGTTACCAATAAAGTTAATCAAGCGGTGGCCCAAGTTCAAGAGTCTGGGCGCTTTATTATGGCCCGCTTGTCAGCAGAATTTTACGAAGTTGGTCGTTACGACCAAATTGTCGCAGATGTCGATACATCTGTAGATATTGTTGCTGAAGCTGCTTACGTCGAAAATCATCCAGTTGCCTTGCCCGGTGACTTTTCCACTAATACCACATTAGGTAGCGTACAGACCACCAGCGGTGGCAGCGATAAACTCGTAGTGAGTCTTTTGAATTACGAAGATTGTACAGGTAACGCACATGGCTATGCTGGTCGAGAATTTCACGTCGTTAATCATTATTTTGTGAGTGGCAGCTCACTAAAATGTACCGGTTACGATGGGCGCGTTTTACTTGGCCTTAAATCGCAATCGATTGATCCTGTCACAATAACATTGCTGGATAATGTGGAAAGCTTTCAAGTACAGTTTGGCGTGTCAGATGTGATCACGAGTTCTAATGGACAGGCCGTCACTTACGTAACTGCCGATGATATCGACAACTTAAGGGCCCTTAACCAACAAGTGGTGTCATTACGATGGGCCATTATGCTTAAAAGCTATCAAAATGAGGTTCGGCAAACCCAAGCACAACAATATGCGCTCTTAAATGAAGCGTCACAAACAATGGCGACCGACCATTATTATCAAGTCTTTTCAAAGACCTTAGCCCTAAGAAATATGAAGAATTTTGTCAGGAGTTCGCAATGA
- a CDS encoding FKBP-type peptidyl-prolyl cis-trans isomerase translates to MTITSDSVVTLHYTVSTEDGTTLDSSEGKSPLVVLLGRRFLIEGLEDALIGKSKDDSFNVSVNPEKAYGERSDELVQTVPRSMFDGMDVEVGMSFRATTPQGEQSVIIIETTDEEVVVDGNHPLAGIPLTFDVTVVDVREATKEELEHGHVHQEESSCCDPKTGECSEDKH, encoded by the coding sequence ATGACAATTACTTCTGACAGCGTTGTAACGCTACACTACACCGTATCTACCGAAGACGGCACAACGCTAGACTCTTCAGAAGGTAAATCGCCGCTAGTTGTACTTTTAGGCCGTCGCTTCTTAATTGAAGGACTAGAAGATGCTCTTATCGGTAAATCGAAAGATGATAGCTTCAACGTTTCTGTAAACCCTGAGAAGGCTTATGGTGAACGTTCTGATGAACTTGTTCAAACCGTACCTCGCTCTATGTTCGACGGTATGGATGTTGAAGTTGGTATGTCTTTCCGCGCCACTACCCCACAGGGTGAGCAGTCTGTAATCATCATAGAAACAACTGACGAAGAAGTTGTTGTTGATGGTAACCACCCGCTAGCAGGCATTCCTTTAACGTTCGATGTTACGGTTGTTGACGTACGTGAAGCAACGAAAGAAGAGCTTGAGCACGGTCATGTTCATCAGGAAGAAAGCAGCTGTTGCGATCCGAAAACAGGCGAGTGCTCAGAAGATAAGCACTAA
- a CDS encoding type IV pilin protein → MEAKKHAQGFSLIELMIVVAIVGIIAAIAYPSYQGVIADGYRGTGQADLLGLASAMERHHSGSFSYKGAGASGGDTGTPSIFATHSPSSEPAANKRYNLTIQSASVTSYELRATPVSGTGQGADGTLYYFSDGRKGWDKNNNGSLETAEYCWSC, encoded by the coding sequence ATGGAAGCAAAAAAACACGCTCAGGGCTTTTCGCTTATTGAACTCATGATAGTAGTAGCTATCGTCGGCATAATTGCGGCCATAGCCTACCCATCATATCAGGGGGTTATTGCTGATGGATATCGAGGTACCGGTCAGGCTGATTTGTTAGGCCTAGCGTCAGCGATGGAGCGTCATCATAGTGGCTCCTTTAGTTACAAAGGTGCTGGTGCGAGTGGAGGCGATACAGGAACGCCTTCTATTTTTGCAACACATTCACCTTCATCAGAGCCAGCGGCTAACAAGCGTTATAATCTAACTATTCAATCTGCAAGTGTGACCAGTTATGAATTGAGAGCAACCCCAGTATCGGGCACTGGCCAAGGAGCAGACGGTACCCTTTACTACTTCAGCGATGGAAGGAAAGGGTGGGACAAAAACAATAATGGCTCACTTGAAACCGCTGAATATTGCTGGTCCTGTTAA